A stretch of Candidatus Sphingomonas phytovorans DNA encodes these proteins:
- a CDS encoding phosphatase PAP2 family protein encodes MRLFHFSRPTFRATRLSDDAQTDPATDHAHAIPGAWVAGGTLLSLATLIALMLWQGLRIDPWAWSTIIFFTLGVTAAATRYALRHPPTPGRRIARDIAEYFGLFTLISLMGAIATYPLSAGTQGFIDPTLQRIDDMLRFNWLAWYDLVVAHRSLQLLGTAAYQSIYVTPAILLGYFAWRDHRGAARSFIASFWLAAVISLVLFCFIPAQGPLASQWQGPIPYMPVSQLSESTIIPELRLHMISHVDLGDLRGLVSAPSFHTASAVLFIAAAWPFRRLRWPLTIVNIAMLLSTPVEGTHYLTDMIAGALVAIFAIFVVKLIEARRSSPGMMDSVTIRA; translated from the coding sequence ATGCGTTTGTTCCACTTTTCCCGACCGACTTTCCGGGCCACCCGCCTCAGCGACGATGCGCAAACCGACCCAGCCACCGATCACGCCCATGCCATTCCGGGCGCCTGGGTCGCCGGTGGCACATTGCTCAGCCTCGCCACCCTTATCGCGCTGATGCTGTGGCAGGGTCTCAGGATCGACCCCTGGGCGTGGAGCACGATCATCTTCTTTACGCTGGGCGTCACCGCCGCCGCGACTCGTTATGCGCTGCGCCATCCGCCTACGCCCGGCCGCCGCATCGCCCGTGACATCGCCGAATATTTCGGCCTGTTCACGCTGATCTCCCTGATGGGCGCCATCGCGACCTATCCGCTGTCAGCCGGCACCCAGGGCTTCATCGATCCAACGCTTCAGCGGATCGACGACATGCTGCGCTTCAACTGGCTCGCCTGGTACGATCTGGTCGTCGCCCACCGGTCGCTCCAGCTTCTCGGCACGGCCGCCTATCAGAGCATCTACGTCACGCCAGCGATCCTGCTCGGCTATTTCGCCTGGCGCGATCATCGCGGGGCCGCGCGCTCGTTCATCGCCTCCTTCTGGCTCGCGGCGGTGATCTCCCTCGTCCTGTTCTGCTTCATCCCGGCGCAGGGGCCGCTCGCTTCGCAATGGCAGGGGCCAATCCCCTATATGCCGGTCAGCCAGCTCTCCGAATCGACGATCATTCCGGAGCTGCGCCTGCACATGATCAGCCATGTCGATCTCGGTGATCTGCGCGGGCTCGTCTCGGCACCCAGCTTCCACACCGCCAGCGCCGTGCTCTTCATCGCCGCCGCCTGGCCGTTCCGCCGGCTGCGCTGGCCGCTGACCATCGTCAATATCGCGATGCTGCTGTCCACGCCGGTAGAAGGCACGCATTATCTGACTGACATGATCGCCGGCGCCCTGGTCGCGATCTTCGCCATCTTCGTGGTCAAGCTGATCGAGGCGCGCCGGTCCTCTCCGGGGATGATGGATAGTGTCACCATACGGGCCTAG
- a CDS encoding diguanylate cyclase: MPPARPLPTLRAVLARVHFRVTLFAVGIAGLTVLLAGFATIVDYAQQNLHLVAQSASYTVAPAIIFDDPEAARESIAPLAAAEGVAEIAVVALRGGRELVRLGHPEEHDDLFGIDWLTARLVFPDIVAAPVVHRGVTIGEVRVRGDPAVVGGYIRRGLASALACLLITAIATHFLASRLQQGVIRSLNAIAAVAHNVREERAFGRRAPPAGIAEIDSLGRDFNALLDELDEWHVHLRREREELSHQARHDTLTNLPNRVDFEHHLAIALDQARDGGESFAILYLDGDGFKAVNDRYGHATGDHVLIEIAVRLRASIRAQDIAARLGGDEFAVLLPAPSGMDAVARVRQSVAERMAEPIALSSGETLAMKLSVGAAVFPQDGADIATLLNVADAGMYASKQALREERS, from the coding sequence ATGCCGCCGGCACGGCCGCTTCCCACGCTTCGCGCTGTGCTGGCGCGGGTGCATTTCCGCGTCACCCTGTTCGCCGTCGGCATTGCCGGGCTGACCGTGCTGCTCGCCGGCTTCGCCACGATCGTCGACTATGCCCAGCAGAACCTTCATCTGGTGGCCCAGTCGGCCAGCTATACGGTCGCACCGGCGATCATTTTCGACGACCCGGAGGCTGCGCGCGAGAGCATCGCGCCGCTTGCCGCGGCAGAAGGCGTTGCGGAGATCGCCGTCGTCGCGTTGCGTGGCGGACGCGAACTGGTCCGGCTGGGCCATCCGGAAGAGCATGACGACCTGTTCGGCATCGACTGGCTGACCGCGCGGCTGGTCTTCCCGGACATCGTTGCCGCGCCGGTGGTGCATCGCGGCGTCACGATCGGCGAGGTGCGGGTGCGCGGCGATCCCGCGGTCGTCGGGGGGTATATCCGTCGCGGTCTGGCCAGCGCGCTCGCGTGCCTGCTCATCACCGCCATCGCGACTCATTTCCTTGCCAGCCGGCTTCAGCAAGGCGTGATCCGCTCGCTGAACGCGATCGCCGCCGTCGCGCACAATGTGCGGGAGGAACGGGCGTTCGGTCGCCGGGCGCCGCCGGCCGGGATCGCCGAGATCGATTCGCTTGGGCGCGATTTCAATGCGCTGCTCGACGAGCTGGACGAGTGGCACGTGCATTTGCGGCGCGAGCGGGAGGAACTGAGCCATCAGGCGCGGCACGACACGCTGACCAACCTGCCGAACCGGGTCGATTTCGAACATCACCTGGCCATTGCGCTCGACCAGGCGCGCGACGGCGGCGAATCCTTCGCGATCCTTTATCTCGACGGCGACGGCTTCAAGGCGGTGAACGACCGGTATGGCCATGCCACGGGCGATCATGTGCTGATCGAGATCGCGGTCCGGCTGCGGGCGTCGATCCGCGCCCAGGATATTGCCGCGCGCCTTGGCGGAGATGAATTCGCGGTTCTGTTGCCCGCGCCAAGCGGCATGGACGCCGTCGCCCGGGTGCGCCAAAGCGTGGCCGAACGCATGGCCGAGCCGATCGCGCTATCGTCCGGCGAGACACTGGCCATGAAGCTCAGCGTCGGCGCGGCGGTGTTCCCCCAGGATGGCGCCGATATCGCCACGCTGCTGAACGTGGCGGATGCCGGAATGTACGCCAGCAAGCAGGCGCTGCGCGAAGAGCGATCATAA
- a CDS encoding DUF2867 domain-containing protein: MIKAIEVPAPSDSMLAVRYAGADLLDAYAIALPVAATGDIEQLTRAVLARPAGWTRALMRIRDGLMAPLGVKTSAAIARNARGESIDFFPVVERSARELVVGENDRHLDFRTSILLRDTATGEGRELVAITVVHCHNLLGRAYLTVIAPFHRVIVKSYLDRAAARGWR; this comes from the coding sequence ATGATCAAAGCCATTGAAGTGCCTGCGCCGTCCGACAGTATGCTGGCGGTACGCTACGCCGGCGCTGATCTGCTGGATGCCTATGCCATCGCGCTGCCGGTGGCGGCCACGGGAGATATCGAGCAGCTGACGCGAGCGGTGCTGGCGCGGCCGGCGGGCTGGACACGGGCCTTGATGCGCATCCGCGATGGGCTGATGGCGCCGCTGGGAGTGAAGACGTCAGCGGCGATCGCGCGTAACGCGAGGGGAGAATCGATCGACTTCTTCCCTGTCGTTGAACGATCGGCACGCGAACTGGTTGTGGGCGAGAATGACCGGCACCTCGATTTCAGGACCTCGATCCTGCTTCGCGATACGGCTACCGGCGAAGGGCGTGAGCTTGTCGCGATCACGGTGGTGCATTGCCACAACCTGCTGGGGCGGGCCTATCTTACCGTGATCGCGCCGTTCCACCGGGTGATCGTCAAGTCGTATCTCGACCGCGCGGCGGCACGGGGATGGCGATGA
- a CDS encoding OmpA family protein yields MSRLFPKAILGVGLFLLAACQTMADHGGWTRAQVAALRANGFAKTERGWEFGMQDRLLFATDESEIRPQQVIVIRDIASKLVAVDIRRAQVEGHTDRTGTARHNDALSVRRAAAVADALAGGGIPLANIRVEGLGARYPIDTNATKAGRQENRRVVILIAAP; encoded by the coding sequence ATGTCCCGACTGTTTCCCAAGGCGATCCTCGGCGTTGGCCTGTTCCTGCTGGCCGCTTGCCAGACCATGGCCGATCATGGCGGCTGGACCAGGGCCCAGGTCGCCGCGCTCCGCGCTAACGGCTTCGCGAAGACAGAGCGGGGCTGGGAGTTCGGCATGCAGGACCGGCTGTTGTTCGCGACCGACGAAAGCGAAATCCGGCCTCAGCAGGTCATCGTCATCCGGGACATTGCGAGCAAGCTGGTCGCGGTCGATATCCGCCGCGCCCAGGTCGAGGGCCATACCGACCGCACCGGGACCGCGCGGCACAATGATGCGCTGTCGGTGCGCCGCGCCGCCGCGGTTGCCGACGCGCTGGCGGGTGGCGGGATACCGTTGGCCAATATCCGGGTCGAGGGGCTGGGTGCGCGCTATCCGATCGATACCAATGCCACCAAGGCGGGACGACAGGAAAACCGCCGTGTCGTGATCCTGATCGCGGCTCCCTAG
- the msrA gene encoding peptide-methionine (S)-S-oxide reductase MsrA, which yields MSQETAILAGGCFWGVQDLVRRQPGVISTRVGYSGGEVPNATYRNHGNHAEAIEIVFDPDVTSFRALLEFFFQIHDPTTRNRQGNDVGASYRSATFYTSETQKAVAEDTIADVDASGLWPGKVVTEVTPAGDFWEAEPEHQDYLERIPNGYTCHFVRPGWKLPHRADA from the coding sequence ATGAGCCAGGAAACCGCGATCCTGGCCGGCGGCTGTTTCTGGGGTGTGCAGGATCTGGTCCGTCGCCAGCCCGGCGTGATCTCGACCCGCGTGGGCTATTCAGGCGGCGAGGTGCCCAACGCGACCTATCGCAATCATGGCAATCATGCCGAGGCGATCGAGATCGTCTTCGATCCCGACGTCACCAGCTTCCGCGCCCTGCTCGAATTCTTCTTCCAGATCCACGATCCGACGACGCGGAACCGCCAGGGCAACGATGTCGGCGCAAGCTATCGCTCAGCTACCTTCTACACGAGCGAGACGCAGAAGGCCGTTGCCGAGGATACCATCGCCGATGTCGATGCGTCCGGCCTTTGGCCAGGCAAGGTCGTCACCGAAGTGACTCCCGCAGGTGATTTCTGGGAAGCCGAGCCCGAACACCAGGATTATCTGGAGCGGATCCCGAACGGCTATACCTGCCACTTCGTGCGGCCGGGCTGGAAGCTGCCCCACCGCGCCGACGCGTAA
- a CDS encoding YfiR family protein, producing the protein MGDRARDGGPAAMMIPFALAWSLLATLPTNVGFPLRTRVTPGPDQPARAVARMVGGIISYTRWPGDAAAAMRLCVIGKTRFADHLGEASPVAGRAISVNRLATGNPTIGQSCDILYLGDLPAGQGQRTIAGIRGRAILSIAESDPACRGGTMFCLDIKPLEISFQLSLDAISRGTVRVDPRVLRLSDADGDAS; encoded by the coding sequence ATGGGCGATCGTGCGCGCGACGGGGGTCCTGCGGCGATGATGATCCCGTTCGCCCTGGCCTGGTCGCTCCTGGCGACACTGCCGACCAATGTCGGTTTCCCCCTGCGGACCCGGGTGACGCCGGGGCCAGACCAGCCGGCGCGCGCGGTGGCGCGCATGGTGGGCGGCATCATCAGCTACACGCGCTGGCCGGGGGATGCCGCCGCCGCGATGCGCCTGTGCGTGATCGGCAAGACACGCTTCGCCGACCACCTGGGCGAGGCGAGTCCGGTCGCGGGACGGGCGATCTCGGTCAATCGGCTGGCGACAGGCAATCCGACGATCGGGCAATCCTGCGACATTCTCTATCTCGGCGACCTGCCCGCCGGCCAGGGCCAGCGTACGATCGCCGGGATTCGCGGCCGGGCCATCCTCTCGATCGCGGAGTCAGATCCGGCGTGCCGCGGCGGAACGATGTTCTGCCTCGACATCAAGCCGCTTGAGATATCGTTCCAGCTCAGCCTCGATGCGATCTCGCGCGGGACGGTGCGGGTCGACCCTCGTGTCCTTCGCCTGTCCGATGCCGATGGGGATGCGTCGTGA
- a CDS encoding VOC family protein, with protein MIDHLELKTRDLAASICFYADLLAPLGYAQKVDGPAKGFGDGVSLDVFLVEGEPSANVHFAFRAPDRATVDRIYALGRDAGHRLDRAPALAPHIHPNYYAGYLRDPDDRLVEFVCHEPV; from the coding sequence ATGATCGACCATCTCGAACTCAAAACCCGCGATCTCGCCGCCAGCATCTGCTTCTATGCTGACCTGCTCGCCCCGCTCGGCTATGCGCAAAAGGTCGACGGACCGGCCAAGGGCTTCGGCGACGGCGTGTCGCTCGATGTCTTCCTGGTCGAGGGCGAACCCTCGGCCAATGTTCACTTCGCCTTCCGCGCCCCGGATCGCGCCACGGTCGACCGGATCTACGCGCTTGGCCGCGACGCCGGCCACCGGCTCGACCGCGCCCCTGCCCTCGCCCCGCATATCCACCCGAATTATTATGCGGGCTATCTCCGCGATCCGGACGATCGCCTCGTCGAATTCGTCTGCCACGAGCCGGTGTGA
- a CDS encoding cupin domain-containing protein, giving the protein MNDAAALIARLELTPHPEGGWYRETFRQPAPGTGRGLATAILFLLELGQSSHWHRVDAAEMWLWHAGSPLRLLVDDGAPQEHLLGGDVLAGQLPQAIVPAGAWQATEAQLGWGLVSCVVTPAFEFAGFELAPPGWSPR; this is encoded by the coding sequence ATGAACGACGCCGCCGCCCTCATCGCCAGGCTGGAGCTCACCCCCCATCCGGAGGGCGGCTGGTATCGCGAGACGTTCCGCCAGCCCGCACCCGGCACCGGTCGCGGGCTGGCGACCGCCATCCTGTTCCTGCTTGAACTCGGCCAGAGCTCGCACTGGCATCGCGTCGACGCGGCGGAGATGTGGCTGTGGCATGCCGGCAGCCCGTTGCGGCTGCTGGTCGACGATGGCGCGCCGCAGGAACATCTGCTCGGCGGCGACGTGCTGGCGGGACAATTGCCCCAGGCAATCGTCCCGGCTGGCGCGTGGCAGGCCACCGAGGCGCAGCTCGGCTGGGGCCTGGTCAGCTGCGTCGTCACCCCCGCTTTCGAATTCGCCGGCTTCGAGCTTGCCCCACCCGGCTGGTCGCCGCGTTAG
- the msrB gene encoding peptide-methionine (R)-S-oxide reductase MsrB, giving the protein MTEYRKTADAVAALSPEEFYVTQQSGTERPGTGKYLNNKEPGIYVDIVSGEPLFASSDKYESGCGWPSFTKPIEPANVNELRDASLGMVRTEVRSANGDSHLGHVFDDGPRDRGGLRYCINSASLRFVHRNDMATQGYGAYLGQVEEVA; this is encoded by the coding sequence ATGACCGAGTATCGCAAGACGGCCGACGCTGTCGCCGCCCTGTCGCCGGAGGAATTCTACGTCACGCAGCAGAGCGGGACCGAGCGCCCCGGCACGGGCAAATACCTGAACAACAAGGAGCCGGGTATCTATGTCGATATCGTCTCCGGCGAACCGCTGTTCGCATCGTCCGACAAATATGAATCGGGCTGCGGCTGGCCCAGCTTCACCAAGCCGATCGAACCCGCCAATGTGAACGAACTGCGCGATGCGAGCCTTGGCATGGTTCGTACCGAGGTACGCTCAGCCAATGGCGACAGCCATCTCGGCCATGTGTTCGATGACGGACCGCGCGATCGCGGGGGCTTGCGCTACTGCATCAACTCTGCCTCGCTACGCTTCGTCCATCGCAACGACATGGCGACCCAGGGCTATGGCGCCTATCTGGGCCAGGTGGAGGAGGTCGCATGA
- a CDS encoding tryptophan 7-halogenase has product MSRKRSILIVGGGTAGWMTAAYLAKFLELSGNERLEIKLLESPEIGIIGVGEGTFPTIRNTLQFIGIDESRFIRATSATFKQGIRFVDWVRTPEEGEHSHFFHPFEAPFHAEGVSLVPYWLLQDEKTRRPFAEAMTIQNRVAEAQRGPKGPGEGDFSGPLSYAYHFDATMLAQILAERARELGVVHLQGLLNHVEIDGTGAIDHVVTAEQGRLDADLYIDCTGFRAELIGRALKVPFKSVRSILFTDRALACKIPYERPDAPIESYTIAAAHEAGWTWDIGLNGARGIGCVYSSDHISDDRAAEILRAYVGPGMQDITPRHILFEPGYRERQWVKNCVAVGLSGGFLEPLESTGVLVIEAAIGMIAEMFPHNGPVDAPARRFNELIAARYDNIVNFLKLHYCLSQRGEPFWRDNADPASIPDRLADLLDQWRHRPPGRFDFTLDLESFAFFNYQYILYGMEFRTDLAPSRSDFPNVGAAEKTFARIRNFGERATLDLPSHRALIQQINRTG; this is encoded by the coding sequence ATGAGCCGGAAACGCAGCATCCTGATCGTCGGCGGCGGCACGGCCGGCTGGATGACGGCTGCCTATCTCGCCAAGTTCCTTGAACTGTCAGGCAATGAACGGCTCGAGATCAAGCTGCTCGAATCGCCCGAGATCGGTATCATCGGGGTGGGCGAGGGCACTTTCCCGACGATCCGGAACACGCTCCAGTTCATCGGCATCGACGAGAGCCGCTTCATCCGCGCGACATCGGCGACGTTCAAGCAGGGCATCCGCTTCGTAGACTGGGTGCGGACGCCGGAAGAGGGCGAACACAGCCATTTCTTCCATCCGTTCGAGGCGCCCTTCCATGCCGAGGGCGTGAGCCTGGTGCCCTATTGGCTGCTTCAGGACGAGAAGACGCGGCGGCCCTTCGCCGAGGCGATGACGATCCAGAACCGCGTGGCCGAGGCGCAGCGCGGGCCAAAGGGGCCGGGCGAGGGCGATTTCTCGGGTCCGCTGAGCTACGCCTATCATTTCGACGCGACGATGCTGGCGCAGATCCTGGCCGAGCGCGCCCGCGAGCTTGGCGTGGTGCATCTTCAGGGCCTGCTCAACCATGTCGAGATCGACGGAACCGGGGCGATCGACCATGTCGTCACGGCGGAGCAGGGCCGGCTCGATGCCGACCTGTATATCGACTGCACCGGTTTCCGGGCGGAACTGATCGGCCGGGCGCTGAAGGTGCCGTTCAAATCCGTCCGCTCGATCCTGTTCACTGACCGGGCGCTTGCCTGCAAGATACCCTATGAACGGCCCGACGCGCCGATCGAGAGCTATACCATCGCCGCCGCGCACGAGGCCGGGTGGACCTGGGACATCGGGCTGAACGGCGCGCGGGGGATTGGCTGCGTCTATTCGAGCGACCACATCTCCGACGATCGCGCCGCCGAAATCCTGCGTGCCTATGTCGGGCCGGGCATGCAGGATATCACGCCGCGCCATATCCTGTTCGAGCCCGGCTATCGCGAGCGGCAATGGGTGAAGAATTGCGTCGCGGTCGGCCTGTCGGGCGGGTTCCTCGAGCCGCTCGAATCGACCGGGGTGCTGGTGATCGAGGCGGCGATCGGCATGATCGCCGAGATGTTCCCGCACAATGGCCCGGTCGATGCGCCCGCGCGCCGGTTCAACGAACTGATCGCGGCGCGGTACGACAATATCGTCAATTTCCTGAAGCTGCATTATTGTCTCAGCCAGCGCGGCGAGCCCTTCTGGCGCGACAATGCCGACCCGGCCTCGATCCCGGATCGCCTGGCCGACCTGCTCGACCAGTGGCGGCACCGGCCGCCGGGGCGCTTCGACTTCACGCTCGACCTCGAATCCTTCGCCTTCTTCAACTACCAGTACATTCTCTACGGCATGGAGTTCAGGACCGACCTGGCGCCCAGCCGAAGCGACTTCCCCAATGTCGGCGCAGCGGAGAAGACCTTCGCGCGCATCCGCAATTTCGGGGAACGCGCCACGCTCGACCTGCCGTCGCATCGTGCCCTGATCCAGCAGATCAACCGGACGGGTTGA
- a CDS encoding aspartyl protease family protein codes for MRTLAILATLVAGATTLPASAETKCSVGQMLALPVTMSGLRPMVPARINGREVKFIVDSGAFYSAISPGSAAELGLKLSDAPGNMHIVGIGGETRISVARVKDFGLGPVTLHNIEFMVGGSEIGGTGLLGQNVLGIGDVEYDLAGGAIRLMRAKNCNNVNLAYWAKEKALAVSELEIEAPTSILSHTAATVILNGVKLRAVFDTGAPTSMLTRGAAARAGIKPDMPGVEPAGSTGGLGRRTYPSWIGPFQGLKIGNEEIRKIRLRFADINESGFDMLIGADFFLSHRVYVSNAQRRMFFTYNGGPVFDLSVRKAEAMAATEAKSAPAPAAGGVPATGPVTAEDFSLRGNARAARSDFKSALADLTRAVDLAPDNADYRYQRALVLVRTEKPGEARIDLDRALTLKPDYPEAQLMRASVRFRADDRAGARADLEAADRMLSESSDLRLSLGAYYESLDDPGTSVSQYDRWIAAHPADNRMPMALNGRCWARALSGKDLDKAIGDCDRALRLRPHTAAFLDSRGLARLRSGDLDKALADYNEALALQPKMAWSLYGRGLVERRKGLAAQAKADIDAAIALQKNLPEKARKIGLDVAE; via the coding sequence ATGCGGACCCTGGCCATTCTCGCCACGCTTGTCGCCGGCGCTACAACCCTGCCCGCCTCGGCCGAAACCAAATGCTCCGTCGGCCAGATGCTCGCCCTGCCGGTCACCATGTCCGGTCTCCGTCCGATGGTGCCTGCCAGGATCAACGGCCGCGAGGTGAAATTCATCGTCGACAGCGGCGCCTTCTACAGCGCCATCTCACCCGGTTCGGCCGCCGAGCTTGGATTGAAGCTGAGCGATGCGCCCGGGAACATGCACATTGTCGGCATCGGCGGGGAGACGCGCATATCGGTCGCGCGGGTCAAGGATTTCGGCCTGGGGCCAGTCACCCTGCACAATATCGAATTCATGGTCGGGGGCAGCGAGATCGGCGGCACCGGGCTGCTCGGCCAGAACGTCCTCGGCATCGGCGACGTGGAATATGATCTTGCCGGCGGTGCCATCCGCCTGATGCGGGCAAAGAACTGCAACAACGTGAATCTTGCCTATTGGGCAAAGGAGAAGGCGCTCGCCGTTTCGGAACTCGAGATCGAAGCGCCCACCTCCATCCTGTCGCACACGGCAGCCACGGTAATCCTGAACGGGGTGAAGCTGCGCGCCGTGTTCGACACGGGCGCCCCCACCTCGATGCTGACCAGGGGGGCCGCGGCCCGCGCGGGTATCAAGCCCGACATGCCCGGCGTGGAGCCTGCCGGTTCCACCGGCGGCCTCGGGCGGCGCACCTATCCAAGCTGGATCGGGCCATTCCAGGGCCTGAAGATCGGCAATGAGGAAATCCGCAAGATCCGCCTCCGCTTCGCCGATATCAACGAAAGTGGCTTCGACATGCTGATCGGCGCCGACTTCTTCCTTTCGCACCGCGTCTATGTATCGAACGCGCAGCGGCGGATGTTCTTCACCTACAATGGCGGCCCTGTCTTCGACCTGAGCGTCAGAAAGGCCGAAGCGATGGCGGCGACTGAAGCGAAAAGCGCGCCTGCCCCCGCTGCGGGCGGCGTCCCCGCCACCGGCCCTGTCACCGCGGAAGACTTCAGCCTTCGCGGCAACGCACGCGCGGCACGCAGCGATTTCAAGAGCGCCCTCGCCGATCTGACACGCGCCGTCGATCTCGCCCCGGACAATGCGGACTATCGTTATCAGCGTGCGCTTGTCCTCGTCCGAACCGAGAAGCCAGGCGAGGCAAGGATCGACCTCGATCGCGCGCTGACCCTCAAGCCCGACTATCCGGAAGCACAGTTGATGCGTGCATCGGTCCGTTTCCGCGCCGACGACCGGGCAGGCGCCCGCGCGGATCTGGAGGCGGCCGATCGCATGCTCTCGGAATCCTCCGATTTACGCCTGTCACTGGGCGCCTATTATGAATCGCTCGACGATCCCGGCACCTCCGTGTCCCAATATGACCGCTGGATCGCAGCCCATCCCGCCGACAATCGCATGCCGATGGCGCTCAATGGCCGCTGCTGGGCACGGGCACTCTCCGGCAAGGACCTCGACAAGGCGATCGGGGATTGCGATCGCGCCCTCAGGCTCCGGCCGCACACCGCGGCGTTTCTCGACAGTCGCGGCCTGGCGAGGCTACGCAGCGGCGATCTCGACAAGGCACTGGCGGACTACAACGAAGCTCTGGCGCTTCAGCCGAAAATGGCCTGGTCGCTCTACGGGCGCGGCCTTGTCGAACGCAGGAAGGGACTGGCGGCACAGGCGAAGGCGGATATCGACGCCGCTATCGCGCTCCAGAAGAACCTGCCGGAGAAAGCCAGGAAGATCGGACTGGACGTGGCTGAATAG
- a CDS encoding hemerythrin domain-containing protein encodes MPIAKLEREHRRILELAGSLEAMVAGPRPETPGLLMLARWNFTREVLSHLSNDDALVVVPLMGDRRPHIAQLAIQSRAQLRTLYDDFENHMDRWKGLPATTEWSYYRRDVQALIRRLRARIAAEESGIHHFLPVQRADPQPGLPTDRRGVGTE; translated from the coding sequence ATGCCGATCGCGAAGCTTGAACGCGAACATCGCCGGATCCTGGAACTGGCCGGATCGCTGGAGGCGATGGTCGCAGGGCCTCGCCCGGAAACGCCCGGTCTTCTCATGCTGGCCCGCTGGAATTTCACGCGAGAGGTGTTGAGTCATTTGTCGAACGACGATGCCCTGGTGGTCGTGCCGTTGATGGGAGACCGGCGACCGCACATCGCCCAACTCGCCATCCAGTCCCGGGCGCAGCTTCGCACTCTCTACGACGATTTCGAAAACCATATGGATCGCTGGAAGGGGCTGCCCGCCACGACGGAATGGTCCTATTACCGCCGTGACGTTCAAGCGCTGATACGACGCCTTCGCGCCCGGATCGCAGCGGAGGAATCCGGTATCCACCACTTCCTGCCAGTGCAGCGCGCCGATCCGCAACCCGGCCTTCCCACCGATCGCCGTGGAGTAGGGACCGAATAG
- a CDS encoding alpha/beta hydrolase — translation MSTITTRDGTDIFYKDWGTGQPIVFHHGWPLSADDWDAQMLFFLGQGYRVIAHDRRGHGRSSQPSFGNEMDTYADDVAELTAALDLKDAVHIGHSTGGGEVARYLGRHGTARVAKAVLIGAVPPIMVKSDSNPGGTPIEVFDGFRTQLAANRAQLYKDVPFPFYGYNREGATISQGIMDHWWLQGMMGSAQAHYDCIKAFSETDFTDDLKKIDVPCLILHGDDDQIVPYKDAALLSAELVQKPTLKIYPGYPHGMCTTHPDVLNADILAFIKA, via the coding sequence ATGAGCACCATCACTACCCGGGACGGCACCGATATCTTCTACAAGGACTGGGGCACCGGGCAGCCGATCGTGTTCCATCACGGCTGGCCGCTGAGCGCCGACGACTGGGATGCCCAGATGCTGTTCTTTCTCGGACAGGGCTATCGCGTGATCGCGCACGACCGTCGCGGCCATGGCCGCTCCAGCCAGCCGTCCTTCGGCAACGAGATGGACACCTATGCCGACGACGTCGCTGAACTGACCGCCGCGCTCGACCTGAAGGATGCGGTCCATATCGGCCATTCGACCGGCGGCGGGGAAGTCGCCCGCTATCTCGGACGGCACGGCACGGCGCGCGTCGCCAAGGCAGTGCTGATCGGCGCGGTGCCGCCGATCATGGTCAAGAGCGACAGCAATCCGGGCGGCACGCCGATCGAGGTGTTCGACGGCTTCCGCACGCAGCTCGCCGCCAACCGCGCCCAGCTCTACAAGGACGTGCCCTTCCCCTTCTACGGGTATAACCGTGAGGGCGCGACGATCTCGCAGGGGATCATGGATCACTGGTGGCTTCAGGGCATGATGGGATCGGCCCAGGCGCACTATGACTGCATCAAGGCCTTTTCGGAAACCGACTTCACCGACGACCTGAAAAAGATCGATGTGCCCTGCCTGATCCTCCACGGCGACGACGACCAGATCGTTCCCTACAAGGATGCTGCCCTGCTGTCGGCGGAGTTGGTCCAGAAGCCCACGCTGAAAATCTATCCGGGCTATCCGCACGGCATGTGCACGACTCATCCGGACGTACTGAACGCCGACATCCTGGCCTTCATCAAGGCATGA